From Haloarcula sp. CBA1127, a single genomic window includes:
- a CDS encoding oligosaccharide flippase family protein — protein MSDQTNSAMTGTDEDGSIHKLYEQIIKGGGIAFGASLFDKALGFLFNIVVARFLGASGYGLFVLGWTVVQFAQPISLLGLPDGVVRYVSKYRREDADSQVRGTVFASIAITGLLGILFGILMVLFSGPLAVRVFEESALVPLLPVLAVALPFRVLLTASTSVAVGFKRISVQQGVLNVAFPILKLGLVAGALLLGYELKGMVTGFALAVVLSALLGLGLIPGLFEDIGFRGPIKADIKGLLRYSFPVFLSGFSYLALNQMDRLLLGAFRSSATVGIYNASSVLSQQGVIFFSALVTIFNPIASDLYSGNNITRLETVYQTVSRWVLIFTFPVVVIGSLFAAELLQLFNEQFTEGVPVLIILFAAQLLLVAVGPAGELLQMSGFQDIVLVDTVTMLVANVILNLFLIPQYGGVGAAVATAISISGVQLAELYQTKQYVGIQPIGRQYIITLVIGGVFALLAYLIGLRSFSLLPRIGMALGIAVVYVLAIWMFAVVDDDKDIFREFVG, from the coding sequence ATGAGCGATCAGACGAACTCAGCCATGACTGGCACCGACGAGGACGGATCGATACACAAACTGTACGAACAGATTATCAAAGGAGGCGGTATTGCGTTCGGTGCAAGCCTGTTCGATAAAGCTCTTGGGTTCCTGTTCAACATTGTCGTCGCACGGTTTCTCGGGGCGAGCGGATACGGATTGTTCGTTCTCGGGTGGACAGTCGTACAGTTCGCTCAGCCGATCTCACTACTGGGGTTACCTGACGGTGTCGTACGTTACGTCTCAAAATACCGGAGGGAAGATGCCGATTCACAGGTGCGAGGGACAGTCTTCGCTTCAATAGCTATCACTGGACTACTGGGAATTCTTTTTGGCATACTCATGGTTCTCTTTTCGGGCCCACTGGCAGTACGAGTCTTTGAGGAATCGGCGTTGGTTCCGTTGCTGCCAGTCTTGGCTGTGGCTCTTCCGTTCCGTGTACTGTTGACTGCATCAACGTCTGTCGCAGTTGGATTCAAGCGTATTAGTGTCCAGCAGGGAGTCCTGAATGTCGCCTTTCCGATTCTGAAACTCGGCTTAGTTGCCGGTGCGCTTCTTCTGGGGTATGAACTCAAGGGGATGGTGACAGGGTTTGCTCTGGCCGTCGTTCTTTCAGCGCTACTCGGACTCGGTTTGATTCCGGGCTTATTCGAAGATATCGGCTTCCGCGGCCCGATTAAAGCCGATATTAAAGGATTGCTGAGATACTCGTTTCCGGTGTTCCTCTCGGGGTTCAGCTATCTCGCACTTAATCAAATGGACCGATTGCTCCTCGGTGCGTTTCGCTCGTCGGCAACTGTCGGGATATACAACGCCTCTTCGGTACTCTCACAGCAGGGAGTGATTTTCTTTTCGGCGCTGGTTACGATATTCAATCCAATCGCCTCGGATCTGTATAGCGGTAACAACATCACCAGACTTGAAACCGTGTATCAGACGGTGTCCCGCTGGGTGCTGATTTTCACGTTTCCGGTTGTTGTCATCGGGTCACTGTTCGCAGCCGAACTCCTGCAGTTATTCAATGAACAGTTCACTGAGGGCGTTCCAGTGTTGATCATCTTGTTTGCCGCACAATTATTGCTAGTCGCGGTTGGACCGGCCGGCGAGCTCTTGCAGATGTCCGGGTTTCAGGATATCGTCCTGGTCGATACAGTGACCATGCTGGTCGCTAATGTCATCCTCAATCTGTTCCTGATACCGCAATACGGTGGTGTTGGGGCAGCGGTGGCGACTGCGATCTCCATTTCGGGAGTCCAGCTGGCCGAGCTCTATCAGACAAAGCAGTACGTCGGTATCCAACCGATCGGGAGACAGTATATCATCACGCTTGTTATCGGGGGCGTGTTCGCGCTTCTCGCGTACCTGATAGGCCTTCGCTCTTTCTCCCTCCTCCCGCGGATCGGAATGGCACTCGGAATTGCGGTGGTCTATGTGCTGGCCATCTGGATGTTTGCAGTCGTTGATGATGATAAAGACATTTTCCGAGAATTCGTTGGCTGA